Proteins encoded within one genomic window of Hypomesus transpacificus isolate Combined female unplaced genomic scaffold, fHypTra1 scaffold_42, whole genome shotgun sequence:
- the LOC124464849 gene encoding C-C motif chemokine 19-like produces the protein MAAGYKLLFCALLFCCITVTQGQMVVDCCLKVSDHEIPRQLVRSYQHQHRGQGCSLDAVIFVTKKNRFLCTTPDTPWVKDLINHVDHLTKKCRNSNFQGKRCRGLKP, from the exons ATGGCTGCTGGATACAAACTCCTGTTCTGTGCCCTCCTCTTCTGCTGCATAACTG tgACTCAGGGCCAGATGGTGGTGGACTGCTGTCTGAAGGTGAGCGACCATGAGATCCCCAGACAGCTGGTGAGAAGCTACCAGCACCAGCACCGAGGCCAGGGCTGCTCACTGGATGCAGTCAT CTTTGTGACCAAGAAGAACCGCTTCCTGTGTACCACACCTGACACGCCCTGGGTCAAAGACCTCATCAACCATGTGGACCACCTGACCAAGAAGTGTCGGAACAGCAACTTCCAG ggtaaaCGCTGCAGGGGTCTGAAGCCATAG